The following proteins are encoded in a genomic region of Cricetulus griseus strain 17A/GY chromosome 7, alternate assembly CriGri-PICRH-1.0, whole genome shotgun sequence:
- the Pigw gene encoding phosphatidylinositol-glycan biosynthesis class W protein, whose protein sequence is MSQKQMKEAFVSNLNGTSVLEITQGLCFPAFCILCRGLLIIFSQHLCSFSHNWSTWFLMDFVVLIVPLVITLTILSSFILLENLMVTVCVAWLLYQIYQRRTCYAKVPAQKVFANFLKISLESEYNPAITGYRVINSIFTAIAILAVDFPLFPRRFAKTELYGTGAMDYGVGGFIFGAAMVCPEVRRKCIVGSRFNYLRKSLYSVWPLVFLGMGRLVVIKSIGYQEHLTEYGVHWNFFFTIIVVKLVTSLLLTIFPLNKSWVVAVSITVLYQLALDFTPLKGVILYGTDGSGTRVGLLNANREGIISTLGYVTIHMAGVQTGLYVLKVRTHIRDWIKVTCCILLVAVSFFISLHIVQVNIEAVSRRMANLAFCMWVVASSLMLLSCLLLSDIILSFAKFLIKGALVPCSWKLIQLPATNKKHSESLILETEKEDPSLCLITALNRNQLFFFLLSNITTGLINLTVDTLHSGASWTLVVLCTYMFTNCLVIYVLDLQGKTIKLW, encoded by the coding sequence atgtctcaaaagCAGATGAAGGAAGCTTTTGTCAGTAACCTCAATGGAACCAGCGTGCTGGAAATAACCCAGGGCTTGTGCTTTCCTGCATTCTGTATCCTGTGCAGAGGCCTTTTGATCATTTTCTCACAGCACTTGTGTTCTTTCTCACACAACTGGAGCACATGGTTCCTAATGGACTTTGTTGTCCTCATAGTCCCCCTGGTGATCACTTTGACTATATTGTCTTCGTTTATCCTCCTTGAGAATCTCATGGTAACTGTCTGTGTGGCATGGCTGTTGTATCAGATATACCAGAGGAGGACTTGCTATGCCAAAGTGCCTGCCCAGAAAGTCTTTGCAAACTTCTTGAAAATCAGCCTAGAATCAGAGTACAATCCAGCCATCACCGGTTACCGGGTCATTAACAGTATATTTACTGCTATTGCCATTTTGGCTGTGGACTTCCCACTTTTCCCTAGAAGATTTGCCAAAACTGAGCTTTATGGGACAGGGGCCATGGATTATGGAGTAGGTGGCTTTATTTTTGGGGCTGCAATGGTTTGTCCAGAGGTTAGAAGGAAATGTATAGTAGGGTCCAGATTTAATTATCTTAGAAAATCACTGTATTCTGTTTGGCCTCTAGTCTTCTTAGGAATGGGACGGTTAGTCGTTATAAAATCCATAGGCTATCAGGAACATTTAACTGAGTATGGAGTTCACTGGAACTTTTTCTTCACCATCATAGTTGTGAAATTAGTAACATCCCTTCTTTTgactatttttcctttaaataagtCTTGGGTTGTGGCTGTCAGCATTACTGTGTTATACCAACTAGCTCTTGACTTTACTCCACTCAAGGGGGTAATTTTGTACGGCACTGATGGTAGTGGCACAAGGGTTGGTTTATTAAATGCCAACCGAGAAGGAATAATTTCCACTTTGGGGTACGTGACAATACACATGGCTGGTGTGCAAACAGGGTTGTATGTGCTTAAGGTCAGAACACATATCAGAGACTGGATAAAAGTTACTTGTTGTATTCTCTTAGTGGCTGTCAgcttcttcatttctcttcataTAGTTCAAGTAAATATAGAAGCCGTATCTCGAAGAATGGCCAATTTAGCCTTTTGTATGTGGGTGGTTGCTTCTAGCCTGATGCTTCTTAGCTGTCTGTTACTGAGTGATATAATTTTGAGTTTTGCCAAATTTCTAATTAAAGGGGCTCTAGTACCATGTTCTTGGAAACTTATACAGTTGCCTgctacaaacaaaaaacattccgAATCTCTAATCTTGGAAACTGAAAAAGAAGATCCCAGTCTTTGTTTAATCACAGCCCTGAACAGAAAccagctgttttttttcttactgtcaAATATAACAACTGGTCTGATTAACCTGACTGTAGATACATTACACAGTGGTGCCTCATGGACCTTAGTTGTACTGTGTACTTATATGTTTACCAATTGTTTAGTTATATATGTACTTGACTTACAAGGTAAAACCATAAAGCTTTGGTGA